From Mucilaginibacter gotjawali:
GGCAAGTTCCACTGCTCGGCATAAAACCACGTTTCATCAATCAGTTTGGTTTTGATGAAAGCTTCTAAATCCGAAAGCTTAATTCCATCAGGATTGGAAAATATTACCGAAATAAACTTTTTGTAGTTGCCGCTATCGCGATAAAGGTAGTTGAATTTGATGTTTGGCATGAAGCCAAGGTAGGGGAATAGTTAAAGCTTGTCAATCGGATATAAGTGAACTTATGCTTCTAACAAATCATTATGCATCCTTAAAAATTCTATATCAGGATAAAACTTCTTCGGGGCGATGAGCGACTTGCCATCATAATCTAAAAAGTTTTGCTTAATACTCAACACATCTTTATAGTTATAAAACCTTGATGATATTTTTATTTTGAGGCCTTCGGTAACGGTTATGAGGTGCCTGTCGAAGGCTTTATCATGCAAAGCGTTTAATGCTAAACCATTATTAGGATTTAATCGATTAAAATTATCACCACTCCATGGTACGATATGACTGGCTACCAATAATTCGATAATACCGATGCCAGTTATACAGCATTGATTATTAAAATTGGTAATGACGGCGGCTCTAAAAGCCTCTTGATTTACCCGGGACTTAACCAAACGTTGGACCTCTTTTCCTTCTCTCTGCTGATATTTGTCTAAGTCAATATCGTATAATTTTTCAATGGTTGTGTGCTTTGTTTTAGCCAAAAGAACTTCACTCTCAAAAAAAACATCACCCCAATTATTCATGTACTCCTGCCATACTTCCCTATCTAATTTACTGGCATTTACCATGCCCTTTTGAGTTAAGCGAGGGTCAAGGCTGGCGAAATTGACTAACTTAAAGGCAACAGAACCCGGTGTTCGGCCAATGAGGTGGGCCAGCTCAATAATATCCTTATTGGTTTGCGACATCTGCCCAAACATCAATTTGTTGTATAAATTGATGGCCAACAACAATTCATCCTTTGTCCAAAGTGTTTGGCCTTCTTTCATAATTCACCATCTACCTCACAAAACACATGTTTACAGCTGTTATCCAAACATTCATTTACGGCCATTTTTAGTTTGGTGTGAAAGAAGCTCGAAATGATATCCGTCCTGGCACCACAAATTGGGCAGGTGGTTGGTTGATCGAGCAAGTAATAGTAGGTTACAGGTTCCATAAAGTAAATGTAACATAAACTAATGGAAACCTGCGCACCAGCATTTCGGGTTTGGTATCCTTACTGCGGATGCGCGACATGTTGTAGCTGCGGGTTGCTTTGGAGTGTACATCTGCCATAGGGCAAAAATACGATAAATTCAAACTCCGCGTCATTGCGAGGAACGAAGCAATCCCTGCATAGGACAATCAACCGGCGATCATCAACGGATGCACGGCGCGCGGCTGACAGGTAGCCCCGAGATTTTGGTGTGGTGATTAGCGCGTGCAGAGATTGCTTCGTTCCTCGCAATGACGCGTGGAGAGGCGGCTGCTTCAACTCCCTGGCGCGAACACCCTCTCCATTTTATCCCCTTTATCCTCGCCAACCCAATGACTAATGACCTAATGACGCGAAGCAAACGACCAAAAAAAATCCCCGGCCAAAAGCCCGGGGATCTCTTAAATAATTTTCTGTTGGTTTGATCAGGTAATTACTTCTCCAATATGCCTTCGGCCAGTATCACTACTTTGTTATTGGAAGCCTCAACCACACCCCCTTTTATAAAAAGCGTTTGCTCCTTACCGGCATTGCCGCCGCGAACGGTTACTTTGCCATCTTCCAGCGTGCTGATGATGGGCGCGTGGTTATTTAATATTTCAAAAAATCCCAAAGTACCTGGAAGGGTTACCGATGTGGCTTCACCTTCGTAAACGGTTTTGTCGGGAGTCAGGATTTCTAATGTCATTGCTTTTTAGATGTGAGATATGAGATGTGAGATGTGAGACGGATTGCCTCTTTATTTCAAATCTTATACCTATTGTCTCAACTCTTTTCCAGATATGAGATATAAAGCTTAAGATACGAGACGAATTGCCTCTTTATCTCAAATCTCATATCTCAAATCTCATATCTAGCTATTGGCCTCAGCCAATAGCTTTTTGCCTTTTTCAATCGCTTCTTCAATGCTTCCAACAAGGTTAAAGGCAGCTTCGGGATATTCATCCACTTCGCCGTCCATAATCATGTTAAAGCCTTTGATGGTTTCTTTAATGTCAACCAGTACACCTTTTAAGCCCGTAAACTGCTCGGCCACGTGGAAGGGCTGCGATAAGAAACGCTGTACACGGCGTGCGCGCGATACAACCAATTTATCTTCCTCGCTCAACTCATCCATACCCAGGATGGCGATAATGTCCTGTAGCTCTTTATAGCGCTGCAAAGTTTCCTTTACACGTTGTGCAGTATTGTAATGCTCGTCGCCCAAAATAGCAGGGCTCAGGATGCGCGAGGTTGAATCCAGTGGATCCACCGCAGGATAGATCCCTAACTCGGCAATCTTACGTGATAATACGGTAGTAGCATCCAGGTGGGCAAATGTTGTTGCCGGTGCAGGGTCGGTCAAGTCATCCGCAGGTACGTAAACGGCCTGTACAGAGGTGATTGAACCACGTTTGGTTGAAGTGATCCGTTCCTGCATGCTACCCATCTCGGTTGCCAGTGTTGGCTGGTAACCTACCGCTGACGGCATACGGCCAAGCAACGCCGATACTTCGGAACCTGCCTGGGTAAAGCGGAAGATGTTATCAATAAAGAATAATATATCGCGTCCTTTTCCGTCAGCATCACCGTCGCGGAAATATTCTGCAATAGTTAAGCCTGAAAGTGCCACACGTGCACGTGCACCGGGAGGCTCGTTCATTTGTCCGAAAACGAAGGTTGCTTTTGAATCTTTTAATGCTTCAGGGTCAACTTTGGATAAATCCCAGCCGCCTGACTCCATCGAATGCATAAACTCGTCACCATATTTAATGATGCCCGATTCAAGCATTTCGCGCAGTAAGTCGTTACCTTCGCGGGTACGCTCACCTACACCGGCAAATACTGATAAACCTGAGTATGCTTTCGCGATGTTGTTGATCAATTCCTGGATCAATACGGTTTTGCCTACACCGGCGCCACCGAATAACCCGATTTTACCACCCTTGCTGTAAGGCTCCAACAAGTCGATCACCTTGATACCGGTAAAAAGCACTTCGGTTTCGGTTGAAAGGTCCTCAAAACGGGGAGCGCTGGCGTGGATAGGGCGACCAGCCGAGTTGTCCAATTCTTTAATACCGTCGATGGCGCTGCCAACCACGTTGAATACACGTCCTTTAATATCATCGCCAACCGGCATTTTAATAGCCGATTCCAGATCCACAACGTCCATGCCGCGAAGCAATCCGTCGGTTGAATCCATCGCGATGGCGCGAACGCGGTCTTCGCCCAAATGCTGCTGAACTTCTAAAATAACTTTCTGACCATTTTGTTTGGTGATCTCTAATGCATCATAAATTTTTGGAAGATGTGCATTAACTGCGAAGCTTACGTCAACTACCGGACCGATGATCCGTGATATTTTTCCAATGTTTGGCATATATAACCTGGTAATTTAAAGTATTTTCAATGAAATGAGCGCCTTATAAACAGAACCCTCCTTTCAGAGGCGCAAAGTTAAAGTTTTTTGTTAAATATTTAAAGGGTGGATTTAAATATTTTATAGCCTTTTAAGAATATTATTTTCAGGGGGGATGGCGGGCATGGCGGCGAGTTTACTCACCCCGACTTCGCTGCGCTTGTCACCCCTCTCTTCGGCAAGCCGAAAAGAGGGGAAAAGAAAAGGGATAAAAAATAAAAAAATCCTATATCCCTCTTTACCGCCTGCGGTAGAGAGGGTGGACAAGCGCAGCGAAGTCCGGGTGAGTAAACTACCGAAGCGACATTAACGCCAATTGCAAACCGCCACCGCAGCCACCATGAACTATCAACTAAGAACTCCTTCCCGCTATGGACTATGGACCATCGACTTCCTCCCACCATGGACCATCGACCATGGTCTTCCCTACACCTCCAACACTATCTTCCCGATATGCGTGCTGCTTTCCATCAGCGCGTGTGCTTCGGCCGCTTTTTCAAACGGGAAGGTGGCATTAATGATGGCTTTTATTTTGCCTGAGGCCAGCAGCGGCCATATATTTTCCTCCAGGCTTTGGGCGATGGCAGCTTTAAAGGCCGTGTCCCTTGCCCGCAGGGTAGAGCCTGTGATGGTGAGCCGTTTGGTCATTATTAATGAAAGGTCGAGTTTAACATCCTTGCCCATCATCATATTAATCAGTACCAGCCTGCCGTCAAAAGCCAGGCACCTGATGTTGGGTACGGTATAATCGCCGCCTATCATATCTAAAATCACATCAACCCCTTTACCATTGGTAAGCTGCCTGATCTCCTCCTCAAAGTTTTCTATTTCGTAGTTGATGGCTTTGGCTGCGCCGAGGTCTTCACAAAACTTACATTTTTCATCGCTGCCGGCGGTTACATAAACGGTAGCGCCCATAGCCTTTGCCATTTGAATAGCCGCCACACCAATCCCGCTTGATCCGCCATGCACCAAAAGCGTTTCGCCCGCCTGTAGTTTACCCCTGTCGAACACGTTACTCCAAACGGTAAAAAAGGTCTCGGGGAGGGATGCCGCTTCAACAAAACTCAGGTTGCCTGGGATGAGCAGGCATTGGCCCGCGGGTACGCTGCAATATTCCGCATAGCCGCCACCTGTTACCAGGGCGCAAACTTTATCGCCAACCTTCCAGCGGGTAACATTGGCGCCGGTTTCGATGATGGTTCCGGCAATTTCAAGTCCGGGTATATCCGGCGATGCCCCGGGCGGCGGCGGGTAATGCCCCTTGCGCTGCGACACATCAGGGCGGTTAACGCCCGCTGCGGCCACTTTTACCAAAACTTCATCCGGCAAACAGGCCGGCGTGGGCCGTTCTTCTATCTGCAATACTTCAGGGGCGCCGGGTTGGGTTATCACAATCGCTTTCATGGGGTAAATATATCTGCATTAGTAACCCTTATCAAATCAATAATGTTTGTTTAAATAATTGTGACTTTTCACCAGCGCATACAAACTTTCAGTTTTCGCCTTTTACCTTTCAACCCTCCTTCACTCATTCTTTAAACTCTCCACCGGGTTCGCCATTGCCGCCTTAATAGACTGAAAGCTAATAGTGATAAAAGCGATCAGCAATGCCCCTAAGGCTGTTATTGCGAAAACCCACCAATGGATCTGCTCGCGGTAAGCATAGCTCTGCAGCCATTTTTCCATTGCCAGCCAGGCCAATGGGGATGAGATGAGGATTGATATCAAAGCCAATTTCATAAAATCGCCCGACAACATCGTCACTATGGTGGAGACGTTAGCGCCCAATACCTTGCGGATGCCGATCTCGCGGTTACGTTGTTCAGCGGCATAGGCTGCAAGGCCAAACAGGCCAAGGCAGGCTATAATGATAGCAAGCGTCGTGAAAATGATAAAGAGCTGCCCCATGCGCTGTTCATTACTGTACAGGGCATTAAAATCTTCATCCATAAACGAGTATTCGAAATGCTGGTTGGGCGATAGTTGTTTCCAGGTGCTTTCAATCCTGCCCATAAGGGCAGGTAAATCGGTGGTGTTTACTTTTATGCTTAAGGAGGCCATCCAGTCGGGCGCCATCACCATAAATAAAGGAGTAACATTATCCCGTAACGAAGAAAAGTTAAAGTCTTTTACCACACCGATGATATGATATTTTGTATTGATCCTTTCTGCTGGACTGCCATTATACCCAAGCATTCTTGCCGCAGTTTCATTGATGATCATCGCTGATGAATCAGTAGCAAACTGGTTTGAAAAATTCCGGCCCGAAACAAGTTTCATACCCATAGTGCTAATATAATCTTCATCTACTGTCCAGTATTCCCCCTGGATATTCTTCCCTGAAGATGCATTAAAAACGTTTGGAAAACGCAGGGTACCTGTAGGTAAAAAGCTGGTAAGCGTAGCGTTAACTACACCGGGTATTTGTTTAATCTCTTGTTTCAGGATTTTTGGATCTTTCAAAGTGGTCACATTTTTTACGATGAGTACCTGGTCGCGGCTAAAGCCAAGGCTTTTGTTTTGGATATAATTTAGCTGGTTATAAACAACCAATGTGCCGATGATGAGGAATATAGATATTGCAAACTGGAACACTACCAAAAAGCTGCGGAGTTTGCTGCCTTTAAAACCCGCTGATAATTTTCCTTTTAAAACATGCACCGGCTGAAATGCCGACAGGAAAAATGCAGGATAAGCACCCGCCAATATCCCCACTACCACAATAATTACCAACAAAGCCGGCAAAAGCCAGGTAAAGGTGT
This genomic window contains:
- a CDS encoding HNH endonuclease, with protein sequence MKEGQTLWTKDELLLAINLYNKLMFGQMSQTNKDIIELAHLIGRTPGSVAFKLVNFASLDPRLTQKGMVNASKLDREVWQEYMNNWGDVFFESEVLLAKTKHTTIEKLYDIDLDKYQQREGKEVQRLVKSRVNQEAFRAAVITNFNNQCCITGIGIIELLVASHIVPWSGDNFNRLNPNNGLALNALHDKAFDRHLITVTEGLKIKISSRFYNYKDVLSIKQNFLDYDGKSLIAPKKFYPDIEFLRMHNDLLEA
- the atpC gene encoding ATP synthase F1 subunit epsilon; its protein translation is MTLEILTPDKTVYEGEATSVTLPGTLGFFEILNNHAPIISTLEDGKVTVRGGNAGKEQTLFIKGGVVEASNNKVVILAEGILEK
- the atpD gene encoding F0F1 ATP synthase subunit beta, which produces MPNIGKISRIIGPVVDVSFAVNAHLPKIYDALEITKQNGQKVILEVQQHLGEDRVRAIAMDSTDGLLRGMDVVDLESAIKMPVGDDIKGRVFNVVGSAIDGIKELDNSAGRPIHASAPRFEDLSTETEVLFTGIKVIDLLEPYSKGGKIGLFGGAGVGKTVLIQELINNIAKAYSGLSVFAGVGERTREGNDLLREMLESGIIKYGDEFMHSMESGGWDLSKVDPEALKDSKATFVFGQMNEPPGARARVALSGLTIAEYFRDGDADGKGRDILFFIDNIFRFTQAGSEVSALLGRMPSAVGYQPTLATEMGSMQERITSTKRGSITSVQAVYVPADDLTDPAPATTFAHLDATTVLSRKIAELGIYPAVDPLDSTSRILSPAILGDEHYNTAQRVKETLQRYKELQDIIAILGMDELSEEDKLVVSRARRVQRFLSQPFHVAEQFTGLKGVLVDIKETIKGFNMIMDGEVDEYPEAAFNLVGSIEEAIEKGKKLLAEANS
- a CDS encoding NAD(P)H-quinone oxidoreductase; its protein translation is MKAIVITQPGAPEVLQIEERPTPACLPDEVLVKVAAAGVNRPDVSQRKGHYPPPPGASPDIPGLEIAGTIIETGANVTRWKVGDKVCALVTGGGYAEYCSVPAGQCLLIPGNLSFVEAASLPETFFTVWSNVFDRGKLQAGETLLVHGGSSGIGVAAIQMAKAMGATVYVTAGSDEKCKFCEDLGAAKAINYEIENFEEEIRQLTNGKGVDVILDMIGGDYTVPNIRCLAFDGRLVLINMMMGKDVKLDLSLIMTKRLTITGSTLRARDTAFKAAIAQSLEENIWPLLASGKIKAIINATFPFEKAAEAHALMESSTHIGKIVLEV
- a CDS encoding ABC transporter permease, producing the protein MIRNYLKTAFRSLLKNKGFTFINVFGLALGLATCLLIVFYVFDELSYDRYNAKYERIYRVNSDLKYGGTLTSFAIAAPPVGDAMAREFPEVERSTRLALAINLRFKKGNEIIQEDRSIYCDPNIFDIFTLPMIAGDPKTALRDPNDIVISEKTAKKYFSSTDVVGKTLTKVGNDGNSIYKIAGVIRDIPAQSHFKADFLFGLDANQGKGWNGFMFNTYILLQPGADPNHLEAKFDGLLRRHIDTKDFNYTKFAAHGNYIKLSLTPLEDIHLQSNRQRELSANGNIQYVYIFSAIAIFILVLACINFMNLSTARSANRAREVGVRKVLGSTRRHLVAQFLAESLIVTLAAAIIAVVIALLLLPFFNQVSGKELSISRHTFTWLLPALLVIIVVVGILAGAYPAFFLSAFQPVHVLKGKLSAGFKGSKLRSFLVVFQFAISIFLIIGTLVVYNQLNYIQNKSLGFSRDQVLIVKNVTTLKDPKILKQEIKQIPGVVNATLTSFLPTGTLRFPNVFNASSGKNIQGEYWTVDEDYISTMGMKLVSGRNFSNQFATDSSAMIINETAARMLGYNGSPAERINTKYHIIGVVKDFNFSSLRDNVTPLFMVMAPDWMASLSIKVNTTDLPALMGRIESTWKQLSPNQHFEYSFMDEDFNALYSNEQRMGQLFIIFTTLAIIIACLGLFGLAAYAAEQRNREIGIRKVLGANVSTIVTMLSGDFMKLALISILISSPLAWLAMEKWLQSYAYREQIHWWVFAITALGALLIAFITISFQSIKAAMANPVESLKNE